The Chrysiogenia bacterium genome contains a region encoding:
- a CDS encoding HAMP domain-containing histidine kinase: MNGLLPDFSQWPGPPGFYWGLFALGVLATIYPLVVTARRRVYYAFGILAFGSFYIMGPRMIWIMVPAGTLGVLIPWRLHYVMQVPAWFRFRRLSVREMKDRVQDLLIDGAVVLGTMLLLDFFYRRNGAGAYPIPIARGRDLLEFLAIAGALSGTWFAVRELTYRLLGVPGFASPPDEGVTPEGTEMLLFTNLAVYGLVFLIAAPVQLTIHYTYLATGPWPTLLVLLAAFYMNTLFTVWVERRERLRAALRDIHLSERMAAIGEVSSRIMHQMRHQLGLMAASTYILQRRLGTNRQGDQVTIEAELAKLDAVREQLRRLLVEELPGPDGEIVPDETGNEGAGPALRELVLVQAESLEPMAEQRGIRLHVGESNLGYVPRLPNVIGDAIFNVMENAVFAARGAVQVSFSGENGVACLHIIDDGPGIPEENLHKATQPFHTTKVDGTGMGLAIALSAARREGGEMELRNCSGGGLEVKFSFPGAGGEEEK; encoded by the coding sequence GTGAACGGACTGCTTCCCGACTTTTCCCAATGGCCCGGCCCGCCGGGGTTCTACTGGGGGCTCTTTGCGCTTGGCGTACTGGCAACGATTTATCCGCTCGTCGTCACGGCGCGAAGGCGCGTCTACTACGCGTTTGGAATTCTGGCCTTCGGTTCGTTCTACATCATGGGGCCGCGAATGATCTGGATCATGGTTCCCGCCGGGACCCTGGGCGTGTTGATTCCATGGCGTCTTCACTATGTCATGCAGGTTCCGGCCTGGTTCAGGTTCCGCCGTCTGAGCGTGCGGGAAATGAAAGACCGCGTGCAGGATCTACTCATCGACGGGGCCGTCGTGCTCGGCACGATGCTGCTTCTTGACTTCTTCTACCGGCGAAACGGCGCGGGTGCTTATCCAATCCCGATTGCACGCGGGCGGGACCTGCTGGAATTTCTGGCCATTGCGGGCGCGCTGAGCGGGACGTGGTTTGCGGTGCGAGAACTCACCTACCGCCTGCTGGGCGTGCCGGGTTTTGCCAGCCCTCCCGACGAGGGCGTGACGCCCGAAGGCACCGAGATGCTGCTCTTCACCAACCTGGCGGTGTACGGGCTGGTATTTCTGATCGCCGCACCGGTGCAGCTCACGATCCACTACACGTACCTGGCGACCGGTCCGTGGCCCACGTTGCTGGTGTTGCTCGCCGCTTTTTACATGAACACGCTTTTCACCGTCTGGGTGGAGCGCCGCGAACGGCTGCGCGCGGCGCTTCGTGACATCCATCTGAGCGAGCGCATGGCGGCCATCGGGGAAGTCAGCTCGCGGATCATGCACCAGATGCGCCATCAGCTCGGCCTCATGGCGGCCAGCACGTACATCCTTCAGCGGCGTCTGGGGACCAATCGGCAGGGCGATCAGGTCACCATCGAAGCGGAGCTGGCCAAGCTCGATGCCGTGCGAGAGCAGCTTCGCCGCCTTTTGGTCGAGGAACTGCCCGGCCCGGACGGTGAGATCGTGCCCGATGAAACAGGGAACGAGGGGGCCGGTCCGGCACTGCGCGAGCTGGTGCTCGTCCAAGCCGAGTCCCTGGAGCCCATGGCGGAGCAGCGGGGAATTCGCCTGCACGTCGGGGAATCGAATCTTGGATATGTGCCCAGGCTCCCCAATGTCATCGGAGATGCGATCTTCAACGTGATGGAGAACGCCGTCTTTGCCGCGCGGGGCGCCGTGCAGGTCAGCTTCTCGGGTGAGAATGGCGTTGCTTGTCTGCACATCATCGATGACGGACCGGGCATTCCCGAAGAGAATTTGCACAAGGCGACGCAGCCCTTTCACACGACAAAGGTGGATGGGACCGGAATGGGATTGGCGATCGCGCTCTCGGCCGCCAGGCGCGAGGGCGGTGAGATGGAACTCAGGAACTGCAGTGGCGGCGGACTGGAAGTGAAATTCAGCTTTCCGGGCGCCGGTGGGGAGGAAGAGAAATGA